One genomic window of Halorubrum hochsteinianum includes the following:
- a CDS encoding quinone-dependent dihydroorotate dehydrogenase: MGAYDLLKPALFRLPPETAHGLVHRLLGGVQGTPVGSALAARYAVDDDRLAVDAFGSAFPNPVGVAAGFDKNAEVPRALASLGFGHVEIGGVTAERQPGNPRPRLFRLPEDEALVNRMGFNNEGADRVGERLDRDPLPDVPVGINIGKSKSTPLAEAPDDYLYTYERVADAGDYFVVNVSSPNTPGLRELQNREALERILGTLDDAGADPLLVKLSPDLPEPAVADALAVVDDLDLDGVIATNTTTSRPDSLRGHNRAERGGLSGKPIESLATERVRFVAERTDVPVIGVGGVSDAAGAYEKIRAGASLVQAYTGLVYEGPGLARDINEGLLELLDRDGFDSVEDAVGADL, encoded by the coding sequence ATGGGCGCGTACGACCTGTTGAAACCGGCGCTGTTCCGGCTTCCGCCGGAGACGGCACACGGACTGGTTCATCGACTGCTCGGCGGCGTCCAAGGGACGCCGGTCGGGTCGGCGCTCGCCGCCCGGTACGCGGTCGACGACGATCGGCTCGCGGTCGACGCGTTCGGGTCGGCGTTCCCGAATCCGGTGGGCGTTGCCGCCGGGTTCGACAAGAACGCGGAGGTGCCCCGGGCGCTGGCGTCCCTCGGGTTCGGACACGTCGAGATCGGCGGCGTCACCGCCGAGCGCCAGCCGGGGAACCCGCGCCCGCGACTGTTCCGACTGCCGGAGGACGAGGCGCTCGTCAACCGGATGGGGTTCAACAACGAGGGCGCGGACAGGGTCGGGGAACGCCTCGACCGCGACCCCCTCCCGGACGTCCCCGTCGGGATCAACATCGGGAAGTCCAAGTCGACGCCGCTGGCCGAGGCCCCGGACGACTACCTCTACACGTACGAGCGCGTCGCGGACGCGGGCGACTACTTCGTCGTCAACGTCTCCAGTCCCAACACGCCCGGACTCCGCGAACTCCAGAACCGCGAGGCGTTGGAGCGCATCCTCGGAACGCTCGACGACGCGGGTGCCGACCCGCTCCTCGTGAAGCTCTCCCCCGACCTCCCCGAGCCGGCCGTCGCGGACGCGCTCGCGGTGGTCGACGACCTCGACCTCGACGGGGTCATCGCGACCAACACGACGACGTCGCGCCCGGACTCGCTGCGAGGCCACAACCGGGCCGAGCGCGGCGGGCTCTCGGGGAAGCCGATCGAGTCGCTCGCGACCGAGCGGGTGCGGTTCGTCGCGGAGCGGACCGACGTTCCGGTGATCGGCGTCGGGGGCGTCTCCGACGCCGCGGGGGCGTACGAGAAGATACGGGCGGGTGCCTCGCTGGTTCAGGCGTACACGGGGCTCGTCTACGAGGGGCCGGGACTCGCGCGCGACATCAACGAGGGACTCCTAGAGCTGCTCGACCGCGACGGGTTCGACTCCGTCGAAGACGCGGTCGGCGCAGACCTGTGA
- a CDS encoding valine--tRNA ligase yields MPSGEYDPDAVEPRWQRRWVDEETYAYPDDDPVDPNTVFSIDTPPPTVSGSLHMGHLYGFTLQDFVARFERMNGGATFFPFGYDDNGIASERLTEDELDIRHQDFERREFQAKCREVCADYEEQFTENVQSLGVSVDWDHTYQTIEPRVQRVSQLSFVDLYDQGREYREKAPAIWCPECETAISQVETEDDEQASHFNDIAFEVAGGDASDEVPEEFVISTTRPELLPACVAVFVHPDDDENRALVGESAEVPLFGHEVPIIADERVDMETGSGVVMCCTFGDQNDIEWYQVHDLDLRVAIDESGHMTEVAEGYEGLHSSEAGEAIVEDLDEAGALLDRRDITHTVNVHERCGTSVEFLVTEQWYVEMLDKTDEYLDVGREMEWSPEKMFTRYEHWVEGLQWDWLISRQRSSGIPFPVWYCEDCGEEIIAEKADLPVDPLSDDPPVDACPECGHDGFEPEDDVFDTWATSSLTPLINAGWDWDDEAGEFTMEHPELYRFDLRPQGHDIISFWLFHTLVKCYEHTGEVPFEETMINGHVLDENREKMSKSVGNVVEPETVLEEFPVDATRYWAAGTAVGDDFPFKEKDLRAGEKLIRKLWNASKLVESLAPDPFPAEPDDDLRELDRWLLAELDAEVERLTDLLEDRAFSKARDELRSFFWNTFCDDYLEIAKQREDDAAAYTLRTAHRRFLKLFAPLLAHVTEELWHDMYADAVPDAHGGISLADGAADSVHLADWPEPLGIEADRDAGTAATAVVGALRKYKSENQLPLTAPLDAVEVYADVRGFEDDITGVMHVDDLAVHPDGDAPVETVITGIDLDYATVGPKYGDQVGDIEAALAQGDYEIDGDELRVAGVTLVDDEFEIEEERQYQGEGELLQADDVVVIVRNEA; encoded by the coding sequence ATGCCCAGTGGTGAGTACGACCCCGACGCCGTCGAGCCGCGGTGGCAGCGGCGATGGGTCGACGAGGAGACGTACGCCTACCCCGACGACGATCCGGTCGATCCGAACACGGTCTTCTCCATCGACACCCCGCCGCCGACGGTATCGGGAAGCCTCCACATGGGCCACCTCTACGGGTTCACGCTCCAGGACTTCGTCGCCCGCTTCGAGCGGATGAACGGCGGCGCGACGTTCTTCCCGTTCGGCTACGACGACAACGGGATCGCCTCCGAGCGCCTGACGGAGGACGAACTCGATATCCGCCATCAGGACTTCGAGCGCCGCGAGTTCCAGGCGAAGTGCCGGGAGGTCTGCGCGGACTACGAGGAGCAGTTCACCGAGAACGTCCAGTCGCTCGGCGTCTCCGTCGACTGGGACCACACCTACCAGACGATCGAGCCGCGCGTCCAGCGCGTCTCTCAGCTCTCGTTCGTCGACCTGTACGACCAGGGCCGCGAGTACCGCGAGAAGGCCCCGGCGATCTGGTGTCCCGAGTGCGAGACCGCCATCTCGCAGGTCGAGACCGAGGACGACGAGCAGGCCAGCCACTTCAACGACATCGCCTTCGAGGTCGCCGGCGGCGACGCGAGCGACGAGGTCCCGGAGGAGTTCGTCATCTCGACGACGCGCCCGGAACTGCTCCCGGCGTGCGTCGCCGTCTTCGTCCACCCGGACGACGACGAGAACCGAGCCCTCGTCGGCGAGTCCGCCGAGGTCCCGCTGTTCGGCCACGAGGTGCCGATCATCGCCGACGAGCGCGTCGACATGGAGACGGGCTCCGGGGTCGTGATGTGCTGTACGTTCGGGGACCAGAACGACATCGAGTGGTACCAGGTCCACGACCTGGACCTCCGGGTCGCCATCGACGAGTCGGGCCACATGACCGAGGTCGCCGAGGGGTACGAGGGGCTCCACTCCTCGGAGGCCGGCGAGGCGATCGTCGAGGATCTCGACGAGGCGGGCGCGCTGCTCGACCGCCGCGACATCACCCACACCGTCAACGTCCACGAGCGCTGCGGGACGAGCGTCGAGTTCCTCGTCACCGAGCAGTGGTACGTCGAGATGCTCGACAAGACCGACGAGTACCTCGACGTCGGCCGGGAGATGGAGTGGTCGCCCGAGAAGATGTTCACCCGCTACGAGCACTGGGTCGAGGGGCTCCAGTGGGACTGGCTCATCTCCCGCCAGCGCTCCTCGGGCATCCCGTTCCCGGTGTGGTACTGCGAGGACTGCGGCGAGGAGATCATCGCCGAGAAGGCGGACCTCCCCGTCGACCCGCTCTCCGACGACCCGCCGGTCGACGCCTGCCCCGAGTGCGGCCACGACGGGTTCGAGCCCGAGGACGACGTGTTCGACACGTGGGCCACCTCCAGCCTGACCCCTCTCATCAACGCCGGCTGGGACTGGGACGACGAAGCCGGGGAGTTCACGATGGAGCACCCGGAGCTGTACCGGTTCGACCTCCGGCCGCAGGGCCACGACATCATCAGCTTCTGGCTGTTCCACACGCTCGTCAAGTGCTACGAGCACACCGGCGAGGTCCCCTTCGAGGAGACGATGATCAACGGGCACGTCTTAGACGAGAACCGCGAGAAGATGTCGAAGTCCGTCGGCAACGTCGTCGAACCCGAGACCGTGTTAGAGGAGTTCCCGGTCGACGCCACGCGCTACTGGGCCGCCGGGACCGCGGTCGGCGACGACTTCCCGTTCAAGGAGAAGGACCTCCGCGCGGGCGAGAAGCTGATCCGGAAGCTGTGGAACGCCTCGAAGCTCGTCGAGTCGCTCGCCCCGGACCCGTTCCCGGCCGAGCCGGACGACGACCTCCGCGAACTCGACCGCTGGCTCCTGGCCGAACTCGACGCCGAAGTCGAGCGGCTCACCGACCTGCTCGAGGACCGGGCGTTCTCGAAGGCCCGGGACGAGCTCCGGAGCTTCTTCTGGAACACGTTCTGTGACGACTACCTCGAGATCGCGAAACAGCGCGAGGACGACGCGGCCGCGTACACGCTCCGGACCGCCCACCGCCGGTTCCTGAAGCTATTCGCGCCCCTCCTCGCGCACGTCACGGAGGAGCTGTGGCACGACATGTACGCCGACGCCGTGCCGGACGCTCACGGCGGAATCAGCCTCGCCGACGGCGCGGCCGACTCCGTTCACCTCGCCGACTGGCCCGAGCCGCTGGGGATCGAGGCCGACCGCGACGCCGGGACCGCGGCGACCGCCGTCGTCGGCGCGCTCCGGAAGTACAAAAGCGAGAACCAGCTCCCGCTCACCGCCCCCCTAGACGCCGTCGAGGTGTACGCGGACGTGCGCGGGTTCGAGGACGACATCACCGGGGTCATGCACGTCGACGACCTCGCGGTCCACCCCGACGGCGACGCCCCCGTCGAGACGGTGATCACCGGAATCGACCTCGACTACGCCACCGTCGGTCCGAAGTACGGCGATCAGGTCGGCGATATCGAGGCCGCGCTGGCGCAGGGCGACTACGAGATCGACGGCGACGAGCTCCGCGTCGCGGGCGTCACGCTCGTCGACGACGAGTTCGAGATCGAAGAAGAGCGACAGTATCAGGGCGAGGGCGAACTGCTTCAGGCGGACGATGTCGTCGTCATCGTTCGAAACGAGGCGTAA
- a CDS encoding helix-turn-helix transcriptional regulator, whose amino-acid sequence MESDGDALRSALHKRADVFRALADAPASKPELVDRLSSSRSTVDRAIADLEDVDCVESRNGTYSLTAAGRFALAERDRYAAATRTVERAAPLLNELPRDASLPSAFLAGATVSVADPHAPSEAATASSELLERATAMRGLAPTVLKSDVFILNRALDREGLDVEVIAEPEVVEALSALSDTPVASLVSRDSFSLYRSAGPIPYALWVIEGPEGDHAGITFRQTGDATGMVVNDSPDAVEWADAELASRREAATPVDRPV is encoded by the coding sequence ATGGAATCGGACGGAGACGCGCTCCGGTCGGCCCTCCACAAGCGCGCGGACGTGTTCCGGGCCCTCGCCGACGCGCCCGCGAGCAAGCCGGAACTCGTCGACAGGCTGTCGAGTTCGCGCTCGACCGTCGACCGCGCGATCGCCGATCTGGAGGACGTCGACTGCGTCGAGTCGCGCAACGGCACCTACTCGCTCACCGCGGCCGGCCGCTTCGCGCTCGCCGAGCGCGACCGCTACGCGGCCGCGACGCGGACGGTCGAGCGGGCGGCCCCGCTGCTGAACGAGCTCCCGCGCGACGCGTCGCTCCCGTCGGCGTTCCTCGCCGGAGCTACCGTGAGCGTCGCGGACCCGCACGCGCCGTCCGAGGCGGCGACGGCGAGCAGCGAACTGCTCGAACGGGCGACGGCGATGCGTGGGCTGGCCCCGACCGTGCTCAAGTCGGACGTGTTCATCCTGAACCGGGCGCTCGACCGCGAGGGCCTCGACGTGGAGGTGATAGCCGAGCCGGAGGTGGTCGAGGCACTCTCCGCGCTCTCGGACACGCCGGTCGCGTCGCTCGTCTCGCGCGACTCCTTCTCGCTGTACCGCAGCGCGGGACCGATCCCGTACGCGCTGTGGGTGATCGAGGGCCCGGAGGGGGACCACGCGGGGATCACGTTCCGACAGACCGGAGACGCAACCGGGATGGTGGTGAACGACTCGCCGGACGCGGTCGAGTGGGCGGACGCGGAGCTGGCGTCGCGTCGCGAGGCGGCCACTCCCGTCGATCGCCCGGTTTAA
- a CDS encoding ferredoxin: MRVEFDRDTCVGMYQCVAEWDAFEKDLNDGKADLRGSEEEGEDLFVVEVPDGEELDAKFAARSCPVDAIEVYDDDGERVV, translated from the coding sequence ATGCGCGTCGAATTCGACCGAGACACCTGCGTCGGGATGTACCAGTGCGTCGCCGAGTGGGACGCCTTCGAGAAAGACCTGAACGACGGGAAGGCCGACTTGCGGGGGAGCGAGGAGGAAGGCGAGGACCTGTTCGTCGTCGAGGTGCCCGACGGCGAGGAGTTGGACGCGAAGTTCGCGGCCCGGAGCTGTCCGGTCGACGCCATCGAAGTGTACGACGACGACGGCGAGCGGGTGGTCTAA
- the hemB gene encoding porphobilinogen synthase: protein MDLTDRPRRLRTDGVRPLVAETDLSASDLVAPVFVDATTDERVPIETMPGHERVPVERAADRVEEITETGVETVILFGVPESKDPTGSRAYADDGVVQRAIRRIDAETDATVIGDVCLCEYTDHGHCGVIEETAEADPTLTVKNDETLDLLARTAVSQADAGADVVAPSAMTDGQVGAIREALDEAGHEDVAIVSYAAKYESAFYGPFRDAADGAPAFGDRRHYQMDPANRREALREARLDAEQGADVLMVKPGLPYLDIVGDLRREFDRPIAAYNVSGEYAMLHAAAEKGWLDLEATAYESLLSLKRAGADVIITYFAEDLAERL from the coding sequence ATGGACCTCACGGACCGGCCGCGCCGACTCCGGACCGACGGCGTTCGTCCGCTCGTCGCCGAGACCGACCTCTCGGCGTCCGACCTGGTCGCCCCCGTCTTCGTGGACGCGACGACCGACGAGCGCGTCCCGATCGAGACGATGCCGGGCCACGAGCGGGTCCCGGTCGAACGGGCGGCCGACCGGGTCGAGGAGATAACCGAGACCGGCGTCGAGACCGTGATCCTCTTCGGCGTCCCCGAATCGAAGGACCCGACCGGGAGCCGGGCGTACGCCGACGACGGCGTCGTCCAGCGCGCGATCCGACGGATCGACGCGGAGACGGACGCGACGGTGATCGGCGACGTCTGCCTCTGCGAGTACACCGACCACGGGCACTGCGGCGTGATCGAGGAGACCGCCGAGGCGGACCCGACGCTCACGGTGAAGAACGACGAGACGCTCGACCTGCTCGCGCGCACCGCGGTCTCGCAGGCCGACGCCGGCGCGGACGTGGTCGCCCCCTCGGCGATGACCGACGGGCAGGTCGGCGCGATCCGCGAGGCGCTCGACGAGGCGGGCCACGAGGACGTGGCGATCGTGAGCTACGCCGCGAAGTACGAGTCCGCCTTCTACGGCCCCTTCCGCGACGCGGCCGACGGCGCGCCCGCGTTCGGCGACCGCCGACACTACCAGATGGACCCGGCGAACCGCCGCGAGGCGCTCCGGGAGGCGCGCCTCGACGCCGAGCAGGGCGCTGACGTGCTGATGGTGAAGCCCGGTCTCCCCTACCTCGACATCGTCGGGGACCTCCGCCGGGAGTTCGACCGCCCGATTGCGGCGTACAACGTCTCGGGCGAGTACGCGATGCTCCACGCCGCCGCGGAGAAGGGGTGGCTCGACTTGGAGGCGACCGCCTACGAGTCGCTGCTGTCGCTCAAGCGCGCTGGCGCGGACGTAATAATCACCTACTTCGCCGAGGATCTGGCCGAGCGGTTATAA
- a CDS encoding DUF6757 family protein yields the protein MRCHYCDREATYEAEQRGVVVGLCESHFKQRVEELAESDELAELRDRIDIESSE from the coding sequence ATGCGGTGTCACTACTGCGACCGGGAGGCCACGTACGAGGCCGAGCAGCGCGGCGTGGTCGTCGGTCTCTGCGAGTCGCACTTCAAACAGCGGGTCGAGGAGCTCGCGGAGTCGGACGAGCTGGCGGAGCTCCGCGATCGAATCGACATCGAGTCCTCCGAGTAG
- a CDS encoding PHP domain-containing protein, translating to MTADSGDSTRSVDSADAGDTADAAESVVADLHAHTTVSDGTLTLDEVPAAAREAGVDWVAVTDHDRIHPRLDAPVVERDGVRIVRGIELRVDAGFERLDLLGYGVEHTDALDAEIDRLQRDRRERGAAILDRAEERLGVDLDLEPRAGLGRPHIARAIDESDAPYDYAGAFDELIGDDGPCYVAREVTPLDEGLDLLADACALVGLAHPFRYERVDEALSVARESAGIDAVERFYPYGRAVDDARIDRLAADADLLRTGGTDAHERTLGVAGLTESAFEPVRERLPEPVPAEGDAAAAPPDEQD from the coding sequence ATGACCGCTGATTCCGGCGATTCTACTCGATCCGTCGACTCCGCCGACGCCGGCGATACCGCCGACGCCGCGGAGTCCGTCGTCGCAGACCTCCACGCGCACACGACCGTCTCCGACGGGACGCTCACTCTCGACGAGGTGCCGGCGGCCGCCCGCGAGGCCGGCGTCGACTGGGTGGCGGTCACCGACCACGACCGGATCCACCCGCGCCTCGACGCCCCCGTCGTCGAGCGCGACGGCGTCCGGATCGTGCGCGGGATCGAACTCCGCGTCGACGCCGGCTTCGAACGCCTCGACCTGCTCGGCTACGGGGTCGAACACACGGACGCGCTCGACGCGGAGATCGACCGCCTCCAGCGCGACCGCCGGGAGCGCGGGGCCGCGATCCTCGATCGGGCGGAAGAGCGACTCGGTGTCGACCTCGACCTCGAACCCCGCGCCGGGCTCGGACGGCCGCACATCGCCCGGGCGATCGACGAGTCCGACGCGCCCTACGACTACGCCGGGGCGTTCGACGAGCTGATCGGTGACGACGGGCCGTGTTACGTCGCGCGCGAGGTGACGCCGCTCGACGAGGGGCTCGACCTCCTCGCGGACGCGTGCGCGCTCGTCGGGCTGGCGCACCCGTTCCGGTACGAGCGCGTCGACGAGGCGCTCTCGGTCGCCCGCGAGTCGGCCGGGATTGACGCCGTCGAGCGCTTCTACCCCTACGGCCGCGCGGTCGACGACGCCCGGATCGACCGTCTCGCCGCCGATGCCGACCTGCTCAGGACCGGCGGCACCGACGCGCACGAACGGACCCTCGGCGTGGCCGGGCTGACGGAATCGGCGTTCGAGCCGGTCCGCGAGCGCCTCCCGGAACCGGTCCCGGCCGAGGGGGACGCCGCCGCCGCGCCGCCCGACGAACAGGATTAA
- a CDS encoding DUF5789 family protein, giving the protein MRLNGVDDRLERHQYPTTSEEIIAAHGNATVELANGSERLGDVLERFGDQTFEDAEDVFTTLRAGVCHRGVGRRFYSDRDPTTDAEDGPSPVSF; this is encoded by the coding sequence ATGCGCTTGAACGGCGTCGACGACCGACTCGAACGGCACCAGTACCCGACCACCTCTGAGGAGATCATCGCGGCTCACGGAAACGCGACCGTAGAGCTCGCGAACGGGTCCGAGCGGCTCGGCGACGTCTTGGAGCGGTTCGGCGATCAGACGTTCGAGGACGCAGAGGACGTGTTCACCACCCTCCGAGCCGGCGTCTGTCACCGGGGGGTCGGTCGCCGGTTCTACTCGGACCGCGACCCGACCACCGACGCGGAGGACGGGCCCTCGCCGGTCTCGTTCTGA
- a CDS encoding DUF5784 family protein, which translates to MAQPLRFRRSPGRWTADRVRSQIERPLDENLGATAGDPWFAPPPDHEARRFDMDDGSFALFCWTDDDADPPAGADGGPAGYWLGNTETPSELWRTEKYGFDEAPYPVSRWAQRELLAGLHDDEPWLADYPHVSWYFLPVFCSKDGAETSRAFFRDHAAGFPDATREAGTGFVEETLRPGVLDDYRETMAGKLGTSASPDLVRMSAAIAEFTAARILTEAGYGVTPEIEVTTGHSIDFRATEPDTGTGHLVEVTRPQPTAGRSANDPVAAVRDTVETKTSGQLAAHAGGVTLFVDCSSFPAEEWAAVRAAEPAVRHKPAVVYRADPGGSIAGYRKGSVPLDLTGVVDPVS; encoded by the coding sequence GTGGCACAACCCCTCCGATTCAGACGCTCCCCCGGTCGGTGGACCGCGGACCGGGTCCGGTCTCAGATCGAGCGCCCCCTCGACGAGAACCTCGGAGCGACGGCCGGCGACCCGTGGTTCGCGCCGCCGCCCGACCACGAGGCGCGCCGGTTCGACATGGACGACGGGTCGTTCGCGCTGTTCTGCTGGACCGACGACGACGCGGATCCCCCGGCCGGTGCCGACGGCGGCCCCGCCGGCTACTGGCTGGGCAACACCGAGACGCCGAGCGAGCTCTGGCGGACGGAGAAGTACGGGTTCGACGAGGCCCCCTATCCGGTCTCGCGGTGGGCACAGCGGGAGCTGCTCGCCGGGCTCCACGACGACGAGCCGTGGCTGGCCGACTACCCGCACGTCTCGTGGTACTTCCTCCCGGTGTTCTGCTCGAAGGACGGCGCGGAGACGAGCCGGGCGTTCTTCCGCGACCACGCGGCCGGGTTCCCGGACGCGACTCGCGAGGCCGGCACGGGGTTCGTCGAGGAGACGCTCCGCCCGGGCGTCCTCGACGACTACCGCGAGACGATGGCCGGGAAGCTCGGCACGTCGGCCTCCCCGGACCTCGTCCGGATGAGCGCCGCCATCGCCGAGTTCACCGCGGCCCGGATCCTCACCGAGGCGGGCTACGGCGTGACCCCCGAAATCGAGGTGACGACGGGCCACTCCATCGACTTCCGCGCGACGGAGCCCGACACGGGGACCGGCCATCTCGTCGAGGTGACCCGCCCGCAGCCGACGGCGGGGCGCTCGGCGAACGACCCCGTCGCCGCCGTCCGCGACACCGTCGAGACGAAGACCAGCGGACAGCTCGCGGCCCACGCCGGCGGCGTCACCTTGTTCGTCGACTGCTCGTCGTTCCCGGCCGAGGAGTGGGCGGCGGTGCGCGCGGCCGAGCCCGCGGTCCGTCACAAGCCCGCGGTCGTGTACCGCGCCGACCCCGGCGGGTCGATAGCGGGGTACAGGAAGGGGTCGGTCCCGCTCGATCTCACCGGCGTCGTCGACCCGGTGTCGTAG
- a CDS encoding DUF5786 family protein yields MGAYDEAEHERREKKTSEVDADFDAERPEYSGSLTYDSGDSTEALLDKFEELQGE; encoded by the coding sequence ATGGGTGCCTATGACGAGGCCGAACACGAGCGTCGCGAGAAGAAGACCAGCGAAGTCGACGCGGACTTCGACGCGGAGCGCCCCGAGTACTCCGGCTCCCTGACCTACGACTCGGGCGACTCCACGGAGGCACTCCTCGACAAGTTCGAAGAGCTTCAGGGCGAGTGA
- a CDS encoding DUF7530 family protein produces MSRDYGETWVYESLVGGIPGLGISRTLAVALQFVIFEAGVLGLGWYYGTWDAVAAGTVAVVVAAVGSVEMHRLGAKNRLLGTPPEHKRLLFGSSIEIVLGVLAFIALVTYLFAWGGTPGPTLIDRLFGSDPPLPVVYLTLLVLWDLTYRIGTSWWSAVVALWRAVHVDLSPEERATVRRLDAENIGFSVVQLALVPFLLTEPVLLGAVVGHVIAVAVVCSAAIWLT; encoded by the coding sequence GTGAGCCGCGACTACGGCGAGACGTGGGTGTACGAGAGCCTCGTCGGCGGGATCCCGGGACTCGGGATCTCGCGGACGCTGGCGGTCGCGCTCCAGTTCGTGATCTTCGAGGCGGGCGTGCTGGGGCTCGGCTGGTACTACGGGACGTGGGACGCCGTGGCCGCCGGCACGGTCGCCGTCGTCGTCGCGGCGGTCGGCAGCGTCGAGATGCACCGGCTGGGCGCGAAGAACCGACTGCTCGGGACGCCGCCCGAACACAAGCGGCTGCTGTTCGGGTCGAGCATCGAGATCGTGCTGGGCGTGCTGGCGTTCATCGCGCTGGTGACGTACCTGTTCGCGTGGGGCGGGACCCCGGGACCGACGCTCATCGACCGGCTCTTCGGGTCGGACCCGCCGCTCCCCGTGGTCTACCTCACCCTGCTCGTCCTCTGGGACCTCACCTACCGGATCGGCACCTCGTGGTGGAGCGCCGTCGTCGCGCTGTGGCGCGCGGTCCACGTCGACCTCTCGCCCGAGGAGCGGGCGACGGTCCGACGGCTCGACGCCGAGAACATCGGCTTCTCGGTCGTCCAACTCGCCCTGGTCCCGTTCCTGCTCACCGAGCCCGTGCTGCTCGGCGCGGTCGTCGGCCACGTCATCGCGGTCGCGGTCGTCTGTTCCGCGGCGATCTGGCTGACCTGA
- a CDS encoding NAD(P)H-binding protein → MRVLVTGATGFVGSRLVPTLLDRGHDVVALVRDADGYAAPDGVAVVEGDLLEPDTLPPAFELDGEPVDAAYYLVHSMDGGPGYEERDRNCATNFAEAASAAGVDRIVYLGGLGEDRDELSEHLRSRREVEQILGDGDPALTTLRAAIIIGGGSASFEVVAGLARRLPVMVTPKWVDTLCQPIAIADVVAYLAGVIDVPETAGETFEIGGPEVLTYAEILRRTRRQLGGGLRIVRVPVLSPELSARWLRLVTDVNPYLARSLVEGLRNTVIVEDDRIRELVPIELTPFELGVARALTESRNAEASRLSALPGVSP, encoded by the coding sequence ATGCGAGTGCTCGTCACCGGCGCGACCGGCTTCGTCGGGAGCCGGCTCGTCCCGACGCTCCTCGACCGCGGCCACGACGTGGTCGCGCTCGTCCGCGACGCCGACGGCTACGCAGCGCCCGACGGCGTCGCCGTCGTCGAGGGCGACCTGCTGGAACCGGACACGCTGCCGCCCGCGTTCGAACTCGACGGGGAGCCGGTCGACGCCGCGTACTACCTCGTCCACTCGATGGACGGCGGCCCGGGCTACGAGGAGCGCGACCGCAACTGCGCGACCAACTTCGCCGAGGCGGCGTCGGCCGCGGGGGTCGACCGGATCGTCTACCTCGGCGGGCTCGGCGAAGACCGCGACGAACTCTCCGAACACCTCCGGTCGCGCCGGGAGGTGGAGCAGATTCTGGGGGACGGCGACCCGGCGCTCACGACGCTCCGGGCCGCGATCATCATCGGCGGCGGCAGCGCCAGCTTCGAGGTGGTCGCCGGGCTGGCGCGGCGGCTCCCGGTGATGGTCACCCCGAAGTGGGTCGACACGCTGTGCCAGCCGATCGCGATCGCCGACGTAGTCGCGTACCTCGCGGGCGTCATCGACGTCCCCGAGACCGCGGGCGAGACGTTCGAGATCGGCGGTCCGGAGGTGTTGACCTACGCCGAGATCCTCCGCCGCACGAGACGCCAGCTCGGCGGCGGGCTCCGGATCGTCAGGGTGCCCGTGCTGAGCCCGGAGCTGTCGGCCCGCTGGCTCAGGCTCGTCACCGACGTGAACCCCTACCTCGCCCGGTCGCTGGTGGAGGGGCTCCGCAACACCGTGATCGTCGAGGACGACCGCATTCGCGAGCTCGTGCCGATCGAGTTGACCCCCTTCGAACTCGGCGTCGCGCGGGCGCTGACCGAGTCGCGGAACGCGGAGGCGTCGCGGCTGAGCGCGCTCCCCGGGGTCTCGCCGTGA